One segment of Methanolinea mesophila DNA contains the following:
- a CDS encoding histone family protein: protein MADLPVAAVVRIAKNSGAERVGSDAAAALVAKAEDYIGNLTREANKLALHAGRKTIKEEDIDLAAKSV, encoded by the coding sequence ATGGCAGATTTACCAGTAGCTGCAGTTGTTAGAATTGCAAAGAACAGTGGAGCAGAGCGTGTCGGCAGCGATGCCGCTGCGGCACTTGTGGCAAAGGCTGAGGACTATATCGGCAACCTGACCCGTGAAGCGAACAAACTTGCGCTCCACGCGGGCAGGAAGACCATCAAGGAAGAGGACATCGATCTGGCGGCAAAATCCGTCTGA